The DNA sequence TCTCCGACCGAAGGGTCATGGTCTCGTGTGGCCCGGTCAGGGGCGGCGTCATCGATAGTCATCCACGAGCATCATCTCACAGATGCGTCCACGACGCCTCCGCGAACGGAGCCGGGCGTCACCCTGTGTACCACCCGTGCGCGACGAGCTCGGACGGTCCGGTGAGGGTCGAACCGGAACCGGTCAGGGTCACCCCGACCTCGCCCCCGGGGACGGAGACCAGGACCTCGCCCGTGGCCTCTCCGGCGTCGGCCAGAGCCGCGACGGCGGTGGCGACGATGCCGGTGCCGCAGGACATCGTCTCCCCCGATCCCCGCTCATGGACGCGCATCGACACCCGTCCGTCCACCAGCGGGGTGGCGAACTCCACGTTGACCCCCTCGCCGAAGAACGCGGTGTCGTAGACCGGCGCCTCGTGCACCGGTAGGTCGCGTAACCCCGCGGCCCCCAGACCCGGGACCACGCACGCGAGGTGCGGGTTGCCCATGTCCACGGCGAGGCCCGCGTACACGCGTCCGGCGAGTTCCGCCGAGGACACCCCGAGGAGCACGGGTTCACCCATGTCCACACGGACCACGGCGTGGGTGTGGTCGTGGTGGAGGATGTCGGCGGGACGGGGACCGGACCGGGTGCCGACGGCGATCCGGCCGACCCCGGCACGGCCGGTCGCGACGAGGGCGTGGGCGAACACCCTCACGCCGTTGCCGCACATCTCCGCGATCGAACCGTCCGCATTCCGGTAGTCCATGAACCAGTCCACGGCATCGACGCCGTCCGGCAGAGCGGGGAGGACGCCCCGGTCGACCAGGGCACCGGCCGTGGCGATCCGGAGTACCCCGTCCGCGCCGAGTCCGCCCCGCCTGTCGCACAACGCCCTCACCAGGTCCTCGTCGAGCCCCAGTTCCGCCCGGTCGTCGGGCAGGATCACGAAGTCGTTGAGAGTTCCGTGACCCTTGATGAAGGACAGTCCCTCGGACGGTGCGGTCACAGGCGTGGAGGTCATGGCATCCGAGTCTAGCGACCCCGGCACCCCGTTCCACCCTGCGGAAAAGTCGGATGATCACAGGGCTCGTGAGCACTAGAGTCGTCTGCAGGAACGGTCCCTATGTGAGGAGAGCATCGATGTCCGAACGCATCACTGTCGGCGGTATTCAGGTCGACGAGGTCCTCTACGACTTCGTCAACACCGAGGCGATCCCCGGCACCGGGGTCGATCCCGACGCGTTCT is a window from the Dietzia sp. JS16-p6b genome containing:
- the dapF gene encoding diaminopimelate epimerase; translated protein: MTSTPVTAPSEGLSFIKGHGTLNDFVILPDDRAELGLDEDLVRALCDRRGGLGADGVLRIATAGALVDRGVLPALPDGVDAVDWFMDYRNADGSIAEMCGNGVRVFAHALVATGRAGVGRIAVGTRSGPRPADILHHDHTHAVVRVDMGEPVLLGVSSAELAGRVYAGLAVDMGNPHLACVVPGLGAAGLRDLPVHEAPVYDTAFFGEGVNVEFATPLVDGRVSMRVHERGSGETMSCGTGIVATAVAALADAGEATGEVLVSVPGGEVGVTLTGSGSTLTGPSELVAHGWYTG